A single genomic interval of Spirosoma linguale DSM 74 harbors:
- a CDS encoding histidinol-phosphate aminotransferase (TIGRFAM: histidinol-phosphate aminotransferase~PFAM: aminotransferase class I and II~KEGG: hypothetical protein ; K00817 histidinol- phosphate aminotransferase), translating into MFSLNNLLRPHILTLMPYSSARDEYTGKEGVFLDANENPLGSTTSGNYNRYPDPHQWAIKQRLAPIKGVRPEHIFLGNGSDEPIDLLVRATCTPGTDSILIMPPTYGMYEVSASINDVKVTKVPLTADFLVDTDAVLAAITDTTKLIWLCSPNNPSGNLLQPEAIRTILNAAQQSLVIVDEAYIDFADVPSWTSELDNYPNLVVLQTFSKAWGLAALRLGMCFASEELIRIMNKIKPPYNISAPTQALALEALGNESGKNDMVAQILTERQSLADELRALPTVQVVHPSDANFLLVQFADAKGTFEYLIEQQVIVRDRSNVKLCDGCLRISVGTSTENERLMAVLRQMPDVPPSTNLPLGTGDDATKPELVSNA; encoded by the coding sequence ATGTTTAGTCTCAACAACCTCCTCCGCCCGCATATTCTTACCCTGATGCCTTACTCATCCGCGCGCGATGAGTATACCGGTAAAGAGGGGGTATTTCTTGATGCCAATGAAAATCCGCTGGGTTCCACCACCAGCGGAAACTATAACCGCTACCCCGACCCGCATCAGTGGGCCATCAAACAACGGCTGGCTCCCATCAAGGGCGTTCGGCCGGAGCATATTTTCCTGGGGAATGGCTCCGATGAGCCCATCGACCTCCTCGTTCGGGCTACCTGTACGCCGGGTACGGATTCCATTTTGATTATGCCGCCAACCTACGGCATGTACGAAGTATCGGCGTCGATTAACGACGTTAAGGTTACGAAAGTCCCCCTGACAGCCGACTTTCTGGTGGATACCGATGCCGTACTGGCCGCCATTACCGATACTACGAAACTGATCTGGTTATGCTCGCCCAACAACCCGTCGGGTAATCTGCTTCAGCCCGAGGCCATCCGGACAATCCTCAATGCCGCTCAACAATCGCTGGTGATTGTTGACGAAGCCTATATCGACTTTGCCGATGTGCCGTCCTGGACCAGTGAGCTGGATAACTACCCGAATCTGGTCGTGCTGCAAACCTTCTCGAAAGCCTGGGGACTGGCGGCCCTGCGACTCGGTATGTGTTTTGCCTCGGAGGAGTTGATTCGGATAATGAACAAGATAAAGCCGCCGTATAACATCTCCGCACCCACGCAGGCCCTGGCCCTCGAAGCCCTGGGTAACGAATCGGGAAAAAACGATATGGTAGCGCAGATACTGACCGAACGGCAGTCGCTGGCCGATGAATTACGGGCGTTGCCAACGGTGCAGGTCGTTCACCCTTCGGATGCTAACTTCCTGCTCGTTCAATTTGCCGATGCAAAAGGGACCTTCGAATACCTCATCGAGCAGCAGGTTATTGTTCGTGATCGGTCAAACGTGAAACTTTGCGATGGTTGTCTGCGTATTTCGGTGGGTACATCGACCGAAAACGAGCGGTTAATGGCAGTACTCCGGCAAATGCCCGACGTACCGCCAAGTACTAATTTGCCCCTCGGCACGGGTGATGATGCCACCAAACCAGAACTTGTATCAAACGCGTAG
- a CDS encoding hypothetical protein (KEGG: bba:Bd1703 hypothetical protein), whose protein sequence is MRKLILVTALALLGWLTMPTTARAQYNNWSVGVRLGEPSGVNIRKYFGNNHAFDLNIGTYGGLYGTKRSYRNGEYKSVGLTVQGHYLWHTALTKSESLRAYYGFGGQVNTRKFYNAGGNQSQLSIGGSGIGGLEYFPVNKPYSFFLETGAYVELLQAPFFLSLNTGIGLRYNF, encoded by the coding sequence ATGAGAAAACTAATCTTGGTTACGGCACTAGCCTTACTGGGCTGGCTAACAATGCCGACTACGGCTCGCGCACAATACAATAACTGGTCGGTGGGCGTCCGGCTGGGTGAACCATCGGGCGTAAACATCCGCAAATATTTTGGCAACAATCACGCCTTCGACCTGAATATCGGTACCTATGGCGGTCTCTACGGTACCAAACGCAGTTATCGAAACGGCGAATACAAATCAGTTGGATTAACTGTTCAAGGACATTACCTCTGGCACACAGCCTTGACAAAAAGTGAAAGTCTACGAGCATATTATGGCTTTGGCGGTCAGGTGAATACGAGAAAGTTTTATAACGCTGGTGGTAACCAGAGTCAATTGTCAATTGGTGGTTCAGGCATTGGCGGTCTCGAATATTTTCCGGTAAACAAGCCCTATTCGTTTTTCCTCGAAACAGGGGCCTATGTCGAACTGCTCCAGGCCCCGTTCTTCCTGAGCCTGAACACCGGAATCGGGTTGCGGTACAATTTTTAG
- a CDS encoding Exodeoxyribonuclease V (PFAM: UvrD/REP helicase~KEGG: dde:Dde_1588 ATP-dependent DNA helicase UvrD) translates to MFKIYSSSAGSGKTYTLTKEYLKLALRPGEKDDYFRRILAVTFTNAAANEMKNRILKNLSEMAGKKESPLLNELVTELYDTPPGSDLFEDKKTELCSRASSVFRTILHRYADFSVTTIDSFTQRVVMAFTDELGLPYSFDVEMDTDEVLELAIDNLIEKAGTDEMEEITTILSEYYTHTAAEGKSWNQLPELLKEFGRNLTSDQFYEAVNAAQKLSPGALRAIRAQLLNHNQQIETDIIGQGQRAWKLITDAGLDEKDFSYGASGVGGFLKAIAEGNAHKDAGTRVSNALTNNEWYTKKTPLPVQAMIDNMAAELGACISEILRIREESNHQVTLFDCLLPHLQKLALLKQMRLEFDDLLRKDGRVHISEFNKKILNIVASEPVPFLYERLGTKYNHILIDEFQDTSRLQFANLLPLIENSLGADHFNLAVGDGKQAIYRFRGGDMDQIVALHRKDLDSLKQAHNPGSWTADRIDMLDGHLKDELLDTNWRSAEPIVRFNNDFFEFTARKFESQHPKLTDVFDSQKLFHQKAQPKANLAGHVQIDFVAKDDATDKDLTAQMLEKAMEHLNKALNDGYKYGDIAILCRKKSHAKALANELNARRIPLVSADSLSLEFSDPVKWLVTLMQLLQRPDQKLLRYELLYLFHRVVQDIFPDNTLTTKLRSVAESDIDALYAYLAEEGYPLDPYALGQLNPYELAERLTAQFGLFNQAEHNPFLFRFLDEVLAFNQKRSGHLSDFLLYWEGVRQKISVEGNARNAVSIQTVHKSKGLEFPVVIIPFANWRVEPINDSTIWLDLSSIRSDMLTHENSTGELTRLLSAPANTTSKLRGAPAVVAAQYEEELTRTFLENMNMLYVAFTRPTDRLYVISEAKDFSKGQQNTISHWLHAFLRDSEVARNCGCAWQEGVFSYQISLCAEYFPHHKADESLDEIVLDEIVSGHRGQDLQLRRQADRMFDVATFERTRERDRKLCAALSLIRGSESIDKVLRQLVSEGLVRQVECDELKQSLLGIVSHPALSALFDSTLRIDTDRSILSNKRVHGAPHRVVHFPDGHIVLVQYESKALSPEAEAVPALEPESAKTYSPTDTLKYFTRLYRDMGFAEVEGRLVYLADEPDVVNVV, encoded by the coding sequence ATGTTCAAAATATACAGTTCTTCGGCTGGGTCGGGGAAAACTTATACGCTGACGAAAGAGTACCTGAAGCTGGCGTTGCGGCCGGGTGAAAAGGACGACTATTTTCGCCGGATTCTGGCCGTGACGTTCACCAACGCGGCTGCCAACGAGATGAAGAACCGGATTCTGAAAAACCTGTCGGAGATGGCAGGTAAAAAAGAATCCCCTCTGCTCAATGAACTGGTTACGGAACTGTACGACACCCCGCCGGGTAGCGATTTGTTTGAGGACAAGAAAACTGAACTGTGCAGCCGGGCCTCGTCTGTTTTCAGAACAATTCTGCACCGCTATGCCGATTTCAGCGTAACCACCATTGATTCCTTCACACAGCGGGTGGTGATGGCCTTTACGGATGAGTTAGGATTGCCCTATTCGTTCGATGTCGAAATGGACACCGACGAAGTGCTGGAACTGGCCATCGACAACCTCATTGAGAAGGCCGGTACCGATGAGATGGAAGAAATTACGACCATCCTGAGCGAGTACTACACCCACACGGCCGCTGAAGGCAAAAGCTGGAACCAACTGCCAGAATTGCTGAAAGAATTTGGCCGAAACCTCACCTCCGATCAGTTTTACGAAGCCGTCAATGCGGCCCAGAAATTATCGCCGGGGGCGTTGCGTGCCATTCGGGCTCAGTTACTGAACCATAACCAGCAGATTGAAACGGACATTATCGGGCAGGGGCAACGCGCCTGGAAACTGATTACTGATGCGGGGCTGGATGAAAAAGATTTCAGTTACGGAGCCAGCGGTGTAGGGGGCTTTTTAAAAGCAATTGCCGAAGGAAACGCGCACAAAGATGCCGGTACGCGCGTCAGCAACGCGTTAACGAATAATGAGTGGTACACCAAAAAGACACCCCTTCCCGTGCAGGCCATGATCGACAATATGGCCGCAGAACTAGGTGCGTGTATCTCAGAAATACTTCGTATTCGGGAGGAGAGTAACCATCAGGTAACCCTGTTCGATTGCCTGCTGCCCCATTTGCAGAAACTGGCTTTGCTGAAGCAAATGCGCCTGGAGTTCGATGATCTGCTGCGAAAAGACGGCCGGGTGCACATCTCCGAATTCAATAAAAAGATTCTGAACATTGTGGCGTCGGAACCGGTGCCGTTCCTCTACGAACGACTAGGTACGAAATACAACCACATCCTGATTGATGAGTTTCAGGATACGTCGCGGCTGCAATTTGCCAACCTGTTGCCGCTCATCGAGAACTCCCTGGGTGCCGACCATTTCAATCTGGCCGTGGGCGACGGGAAACAGGCCATTTACCGCTTCCGGGGGGGCGATATGGACCAGATCGTTGCCCTGCACCGCAAAGACCTCGACAGCCTGAAACAGGCGCATAACCCCGGTTCGTGGACCGCCGACCGCATCGATATGCTCGATGGGCATCTGAAAGACGAATTGCTCGATACCAACTGGCGAAGTGCCGAACCCATCGTTCGCTTCAACAACGATTTTTTTGAGTTCACCGCCCGCAAGTTTGAAAGCCAGCACCCGAAACTGACCGATGTATTCGACAGTCAGAAGTTGTTTCACCAGAAAGCGCAGCCTAAGGCTAACCTAGCCGGGCATGTGCAGATCGACTTCGTTGCCAAAGACGATGCGACGGATAAAGACCTGACCGCTCAGATGCTCGAAAAAGCGATGGAGCACCTGAATAAAGCCCTGAACGACGGGTATAAATACGGTGACATCGCTATCCTGTGTCGAAAAAAATCCCACGCAAAAGCACTCGCCAACGAGCTAAATGCCCGACGGATACCGCTCGTGTCGGCCGATTCGCTGTCGCTGGAGTTTTCCGATCCGGTCAAGTGGCTGGTAACGCTCATGCAGCTGCTGCAGCGGCCCGACCAGAAACTGCTTCGTTACGAATTGCTGTATCTGTTTCATCGGGTAGTGCAGGATATTTTTCCGGACAATACCCTCACCACCAAACTTCGATCCGTTGCGGAGAGCGATATCGACGCCCTCTACGCTTACCTGGCCGAAGAAGGTTACCCCCTCGACCCGTATGCGCTCGGGCAACTCAATCCGTACGAGCTGGCCGAGCGATTGACCGCTCAATTCGGTCTGTTCAATCAGGCGGAGCATAACCCGTTCCTCTTTCGGTTCCTCGACGAAGTACTGGCGTTTAATCAGAAGCGGAGCGGTCACCTGAGCGACTTTCTCTTGTATTGGGAAGGCGTTCGGCAGAAGATTTCGGTTGAGGGCAACGCCCGCAATGCGGTGAGTATACAAACCGTTCACAAATCGAAAGGACTTGAGTTCCCGGTGGTGATCATTCCCTTCGCCAACTGGCGGGTGGAGCCCATTAACGACAGCACCATCTGGCTCGATCTGAGCAGTATTCGGAGCGATATGCTGACGCACGAAAATAGCACCGGGGAACTGACCCGACTACTATCGGCACCTGCCAATACGACCAGTAAACTGCGGGGTGCTCCGGCTGTAGTAGCGGCTCAGTACGAAGAGGAGCTGACGCGGACGTTTCTGGAAAATATGAATATGCTCTACGTGGCTTTCACCCGCCCAACGGATCGGTTGTACGTCATTAGTGAAGCAAAGGATTTCAGCAAAGGCCAGCAAAACACCATCAGCCATTGGTTGCATGCGTTTCTGCGCGATAGCGAGGTGGCCCGTAATTGCGGCTGTGCCTGGCAGGAAGGCGTATTTAGTTACCAGATCAGCCTTTGCGCCGAATATTTCCCGCATCACAAAGCTGATGAGTCCCTGGATGAAATCGTGCTGGACGAAATCGTGAGCGGGCATCGGGGGCAGGACTTACAACTTCGCCGTCAGGCCGACAGGATGTTCGATGTTGCCACGTTTGAGCGCACCCGCGAACGTGATCGTAAGCTTTGCGCGGCCCTCAGTCTGATCAGGGGTTCCGAAAGCATCGACAAAGTACTTCGTCAACTCGTTAGCGAGGGGCTTGTCCGGCAGGTAGAATGTGACGAATTAAAGCAAAGTCTGCTGGGCATTGTTTCGCATCCGGCTTTATCAGCCCTGTTCGATTCTACCTTGCGGATCGATACAGATCGAAGTATCCTGAGTAATAAGCGGGTACACGGTGCCCCGCACCGGGTGGTGCATTTTCCGGATGGGCACATCGTGCTGGTGCAATATGAGTCGAAAGCCCTTTCGCCGGAAGCAGAGGCTGTACCTGCATTGGAACCAGAATCGGCAAAAACGTACTCGCCAACGGACACCCTGAAGTACTTTACTCGTTTGTACCGGGATATGGGGTTTGCGGAAGTGGAAGGCCGGTTGGTGTATCTGGCTGACGAGCCCGATGTAGTTAATGTAGTGTAA